In Raphanus sativus cultivar WK10039 chromosome 5, ASM80110v3, whole genome shotgun sequence, the following proteins share a genomic window:
- the LOC108859057 gene encoding probable polyamine transporter At3g19553, with protein MGEETIANDENVAKTKPSPKLTLLPLVFLIFYEVSGGPFGVEDSVKSGGGPLLALLGFLIFPLIWSIPEALITAELATSFPENGGYVVWISSAFGPFWGFQEGFWKWFSGVMDNALYPVLFLDYLKHSFPVLNHVAARVPALLGITFSLTYLNYRGLHIVGFSAVLLAVLSLCPFLVMALLAVPRIKPKRWLFVDFKKVNWRGYFNTMFWNLNYWDKASTLAGEVESPGETFPKALFGAVLLVMGSYLIPLMAGTGALSESSSGEWSDGYFAEVGMLIGGVWLKGWIQAAAAMSNLGLFEAEMSSDAFQLLGMSEIGMLPAFFAQRSKYGTPTISILCSATGVIFLSWLSFQEIIEFLNFLYALGMLLEFAAFVKLRIKKPDLNRPYRVPLNTFGTLILCLPPSLLVVLVMVLAAPKTFLISGVIIVVGFCLYPFLELVKEKRWARFIPEEGRPVSGEHGDESSASLLR; from the exons ATGGGTGAAGAGACAATCGCAAACGATGAAAATGTTGCCAAGACAAAACCAAGCCCAAAGCTGACACTATTGCCTCTAGTGTTTCTGATATTCTATGAAGTTTCTGGTGGCCCTTTTGGTGTGGAGGACTCTGTTAAATCAGGTGGTGGTCCTCTCTTAGCCCTTCTAGGCTTCCTAATCTTCCCTCTCATTTGGAGCATACCCGAAGCTCTGATCACAGCAGAGCTCGCCACAAGCTTCCCGGAGAACGGTGGCTACGTGGTTTGGATCTCTTCAGCGTTTGGTCCCTTCTGGGGATTCCAAGAAGGGTTTTGGAAATGGTTCAGTGGTGTTATGGACAATGCTCTCTACCCTGTTCTGTTTCTTGATTACCTGAAACATTCCTTCCCTGTTTTGAACCATGTAGCTGCTCGCGTCCCTGCTCTGTTAGGCATTACCTTCTCACTGACGTATCTGAACTACAGAGGGTTGCATATTGTCGGCTTTTCAGCTGTCCTGTTAGCTGTTTTATCGCTCTGTCCTTTTCTTGTAATGGCTTTGCTTGCTGTTCCTAGGATCAAGCCTAAGCGTTGGCTCTTTGTGGATTTCAAGAAAGTTAACTGGAGAGGGTACTTCAATACAATGTTTTGGAATCTGAACTATTGGGACAAGGCTAGTACTCTTGCAGGAGAAGTTGAGAGCCCTGGGGAGACGTTTCCAAAGGCTTTGTTTGGAGCGGTTTTGTTGGTCATGGGGTCGTATTTGATCCCACTTATGGCTGGGACTGGAGCTTTGAGCGAGTCTTCTTCAGGTGAGTGGAGTGATGGGTATTTTGCTGAGGTTGGAATGCTTATTGGAGGTGTTTGGCTCAAGGGTTGGATACAAGCTGCTGCTGCTATGTCGAATCTTGGATTGTTTGAAGCTGAGATGAGTAGTGATGCGTTCCAGCTTCTTGGTATGAGCGAGATTGGGATGCTCCCTGCGTTTTTCGCCCAGAG GTCGAAGTATGGAACACCAACGATTAGTATTCTGTGCTCAGCTACAGGAGTTATATTCTTGTCGTGGTTGAGCTTTCAAGAGATCATAGAGTTTCTGAATTTCTTGTACGCGTTAGGAATGCTTCTTGAGTTTGCAGCCTTTGTGAAGCTAAGGATCAAGAAACCGGATCTTAATCGACCTTATAGAGTCCCCTTAAACACCTTTGGAACTTTGATACTGTGTTTGCCTCCTTCCTTGCTTGTGGTTCTTGTGATGGTTTTGGCCGCCCCAAAGACGTTTTTAATCAGCGGTGTAATCATTGTTGTTGGGTTCTGCTTGTACCCGTTCTTAGAACTCGTGAAGGAGAAACGATGGGCGAGATTCATCCCAGAGGAAGGAAGACCAGTTTCAGGAGAACATGGAGACGAGTCTTCTGCTAGTCTTCTCCGATGA
- the LOC108860510 gene encoding uncharacterized protein LOC108860510, giving the protein MGRTVITKAPKLFLRSWKQVYGRAGISSKAAKPNPMVVDYSEDISDHRVEINCGGEEEWIPHPRTGIFFPPRHESVMDGVPDGAASFDMTFWLRNVDGVDKPEPAYHFPN; this is encoded by the exons ATGGGAAGAACTGTGATCACCAAAGCACCAAAGCTTTTCTTAAG GAGTTGGAAGCAAGTTTATGGACGAGCAGGGATAAGCAGCAAAGCTGCAAAACCAAATCCTATGGTAGTCGACTACTCTGAAGACATTTCCGATCATAGAGTAGAGATCAACTGTGGCGGCGAAGAGGAGTGGATCCCACACCCACGTACCGGAATATTCTTTCCGCCACGACATGAGTCGGTGATGGACGGTGTCCCTGACGGTGCAGCTTCCTTTGACATGACGTTTTGGCTTAGGAACGTAGACGGTGTGGACAAACCTGAGCCTGCTTATCATTTTCCTAACTGA